A single window of Crassostrea angulata isolate pt1a10 chromosome 8, ASM2561291v2, whole genome shotgun sequence DNA harbors:
- the LOC128158473 gene encoding uncharacterized protein LOC128158473 produces MSRKKPSLALNKVQAPGFLKYDLSKIPPKLRRKSNVCAASSSAKFVKKSAPLSIFNEELDVPNEVPPTMEEVSAASCSIPIENNFKLYCLGIVESQYFCPCNGSMTVFALADFDETRKELQKHQIQTVRRKAVKFEGDTRWICFCSCNPLHAEYVDALSANLLTSYEDFSETKCIHVRVVEKFTDEFDDISPDVYFSEHSYGKKETEGLKELSLFFVMDLWV; encoded by the exons ATGTCAAGAAAG aaacCATCACTTGCCCTTAATAAAGTGCAAGCACCAGGATTTCTAAAATATGACTTGAGTAAGATACCACCAAAGTTAAGGAGGAAAAGTAATGTTTGTGCTGCAAGCAGTTCTGCTAAATTTGTCAAGAAATCAGCTCCATTGTCCATATTCAATGAAGAGTTAGACGTG ccaAATGAAGTTCCTCCGACCATGGAAGAAGTTTCTGCAGCATCCTGCAGTATTCCTATTGAGAACAATTTCAAACTTTATTGTCTTGGAATTGTTGAATCACAGTATTTTTGTCCGTGCAATGGCAGCATGACTGTATTTGCTCTGgctgattttgatgaaacaagAAAGGAACTTCAG AAGCATCAGATACAAACTGTGAGAAGGAAAGCAGTCAAATTTGAAGGAGACACTCGATGGATTTGCTTCTGCTCCTGTAATCCACTGCATGCAGAATATGTGGATGCATTGTCTGCAAATCTACTTACTTCATATGAAG actTCTCAGAAACGAAATGTATACATGTTAGAGTGGTTGAGAAGTTCACTGATGAATTTGATGATATTTCCCCGGATGTGTACTTCTCAG agCATTCATATGGCAAAAAAGAGACAGAGGGACTGAAAGAG cTGTCGCTTTTCTTTGTAATGGATTTGTGGGTTTGA